The following nucleotide sequence is from Pithys albifrons albifrons isolate INPA30051 chromosome 2, PitAlb_v1, whole genome shotgun sequence.
TACAGAGATTGGCCTATGGAACACACTGGCCACAGAGCAAAGTGCAAAGCAGAGAAACTTGGTTGTTAGCAGAGGAAGGACTATGGGAAGGTCAGATGAAACAACTTTCCCCCAAATTACATCTGTGATTAATGTCAAACCTTATCTTAAGAATCCTTCTAAGGAAGCCTGGACCAGTGACCTCTGCCATAACTATTCAAAACTGAGTTTTCATCCATACATTCCATGGTCTTCCTCTGTACACAGTTGACCAGACTGAAATTTATGTGGCTACAGCAAGGTGCTTGTCATTCAGCCATACAGTATGCCTGGAAACAAATTCCAAACTGAACAAAGTTTAATGCaaccttttattttcagaagaacCTTACAGCAATCTGTAGCCAAGCAGCAATAAAGACTTATAATCCCTGTAGTCTGAGCTGGGCTGAAACTAAATACAATCCTATTTCATAAAAACCTGTGGTCACTCCAGAAGATCAGTTTTGGTCTGCTTGACAGGCATGTGTGCCCCATCCAAATGCCTCTTCCAGTGACAAATCCAATATCAGGCTttaccaaaaaacaaaaacatatcATCTGACTGTTGAAGACAATAgggctggagatcagaaaggaTGGGCAGCATGCATGTTCCTCCACATGGAATCTTCTGGTAAAGTTTGCCTGTGAAGGGGAccccagctgtggcagcagaagtCTCAGCAGCAAATGTTGCAAGAAACTCCCAGCATCCAAGTCAGAATTCTTCAGATGTTCATCGCGAGATTGATAAACTAATATCAGAAGAAAGATCAATATTACAATATATTATTACAGGCCCTTCTTTCTCCCCACCTCTTTCTTCACATTGGAGACATTCAAAAGCTGTGCCTTGCTCTGAATTGATCCCATGCAGGGAAAAGGACCTTTGGTCACTCAGATTTTATGTCCTGTCATTAAGAAGAGACCTCAGACAGCCTTTATTCTGTGtttggaaggaaggaggcaGAGCTCTTCAAGCTTTTCCACTGCACCTCATCTCAGAAGTTATGAGCTAGTAAAATGAGAGACAGTTCACATGCAACATGGAGATAGAGACAGCACAAGTAAATAAGAAGCCTGTGCTGAGCAGTCAGAGAAGCAGATGATAGACATGCACAGGAAAGGCTGATCTGAAGTTCTGGTGGATTCAGAAGAGTAAAAGACCACCCCCATCCCTATCtgctccttcccctttcccccacTGAAACCTGGCAcccaaggaaggaaaaagagcagAGAATCTAGAAAGGAGCATAGGAAGCTGCCAATATGCTACAgggcaaggaaggaaggaaatagtATGGAGGAGATGTAATCAGTGTGTGGGATGTAAAATGCCAGCCCTGCTGAAACCTATGGCTGATACCCCCTGCACCCTCACAGATATAGATGTCACATGAAGCATCATGCGGAAATACTCCGGTTCTTACAAGAGGACAAAGTTCTAGAGAAACATCATCATTTTGTCAGGGTTTATGAATCTGTGCTCATACCTCGCCTATATTCAGGTTAATGAACTCTTTGTTTTTCATACTCAGTGCTTGGAATACtcctgaaatgaaaaacaggaCACCAGTGCTATAAATACACCTCATTCATATTCATACATGAGCTCTGTATCCCACAATGATGAGTGGCCATGccaaggagagggaaggcacGGCACAAAGGCGTATTGCTTAGGATTGCTTGGTGCTGGTAGCTGCTCTGACAAAGCAAAGTCCTTGCAAGAGGAAATGTCTTGCTGACTTAAGGCTTTTGTGCAAGTCTCACTTCAGGACTTGTCTGGAGGGGTGTCCCAAATGTGCTAAACAGTCAGATTTAGATGATACTCTGAAATGAAGCCAAGcaatttacatttctttataTATCTTATTTAACTTTTATCTCTCAGTAGTTTAATGACTTCTATTGCTACAGATTGAACCAGAACGTAAAgggaagaacaaaacaaaaaaagaaccagTCAAGAAAGTTGATTTTGCTTGTCATGGGTGAGTTGTGTTTCACTTGAATTTGAAGCCACAATAATGATCACTTCAGCGTTTATCCAGCGATTTTACCTATCTCTATTACTGCTGCTCCAGAACAAGAATGGCGTTGTACACAAATAAACTGAGGCCCAGGGTGCCTTGATGTACAAGGAAACATCTGCAGCCAAAGGGAGACACGCTACGTAAAAGGTACAGGAGATACCTGCCCAAGTGCATGCTCGTTGTCTCTCTGCATGAGGCACAAGTATTATTTGAACCTTGAACTTCTGTGATCCCAAATTAAGCCCCTGGGTGAGCCACAAGAAAGGCTGTAATATGGACTTTACCAGCATTCTTCACATGCCTTCTACATTACTGCAGTTTTTGAAGCAAGCTCTATTCACATGGAGAAATTTTTCATTAGCACCAGAACATTTTTCACTTTGCAGGAGAAAAGCCATCCTAAAAGCAAAGGCTAAACACAGCTCCTCTCTGTTAGTCATGTACACACTTGATCTCAGATATTGTGCAACATGCTCAGCGACAGCCGAAAGtggaactattttttttttttcaaatgggaAGGAATTCCAGAGGAAGAAGATACTCACGACTTGCATTCTCTAGGCGAATTAAGCAGTTCAGAAAGTCATCAAATTCAATCTGGAACTGTTCATCTGAGTATCGGAGGACAATCAGTTGCAGCAGGTAGTTGTTGAGTTGGTATCCTTCCCAAAATACAGGCACAAAGAAAAAGTGAGCAACCTTGTAGGCCGGGGGGAATCTACAGACCTCTGTTAACTAATCTTGAAAACAAGTTAATGGGAGGATACTCTGTGGCACACATCCATCCAGAAAACAATCTGACCACAAAGTTCTTCAAGCTTGCAATGAGTAACAAACTCTCAACAAGAAATTTTGCAGTCACTGTAGTTTCTAGTCCATTCATTTTGTAATGTATGAGAGACCACTCTGTCTTCTTGAAATTTGAAGAGATTTCTGCAAAACCgtgtactttaaaaaaaataatttggggtGAAATACTAATGCAGTGACTGCTCTTCATAATGAGCAGCTTTCTCACTATTCCTTCAACCCCTGAGGGTAGATggactgtggggtttttttcagggcaTAACCCTGCACATGTGCAGCACTGTTGAGTTTAACAGAGCTCAACAAAATGTAAAGATTGTTCTGACTGACTGCCCTGCAGGACTGAGGATAACTGGGGTAGAATTAGTCCACTCAAAGTGCCCAGATCCTCTCTGGGGTTTAGACCTCCTCTGTGCTCAGGAGCACCTGGCCTGCCCCCTTTGCCCACAGCTGACCTGCCCCACAGGTTTATCAGATAAAACACAGTGCTTGTCTTACCTGCAGCTTTAAGAGCACCACGAAGCTCATAAGAGGACATGGAACCAGATTTATCCAAGTCAAATTGAAGAAAGATACTCTGTTACGAAAGGAGCACATGGGAAGCTCAGCATTTGAGTAGGAAAGAAAGAATAGTTATGGCATGGAAAGACAAGGTGTTTAACTGCATAATATAAGCATTTAAGAAAGCGGACAGGACTTTGGTCTAGATTCAGTCTGATTTTATAACTGAGGAGCAAATCTCAGTCCCAATTCTCTTTGTCATATGAAATGGTTgttttaactttaaaaagtaCCATCAAAtgcaagcattaaaaaataatgatcaCTCCATTAAAAATcccatgatttttttaaaaaagtgattttatCTGGAAAGGATGTATTTGTCTTTGACTCTTAACCAACACATTCTCTTAAtcttcttttatgtttttctccATAATTCTGAATACCAGAGACAAACTGTTTAATATGAATTCAAGATTGTCAGTTACTAATTTGGTCGTAGGTATAAAAGATCTGAATAGCCACATTTATGGTACTACCAAGAGAACTAGTCAAACAGTTTGAATTTTGATCTAAatattaaacaatttttaagCCTGAGTTAAGCTTCATCCTTTTAATGAAACAACAATACAAGTCTCTTTTGGAATATAGGTTATTTAGAGCTGTAGTCACATTCAGCCTAAAATTTTCTAGCAAATATACATGCAAATTTTCCTACAGGAGATAAGGATTTCTCAAGTCCCCTTGTTAAAAAACAATGTGTCCTTTGTTAAAAGAGATGTGCCATTAGTATCCAGAAAAAGTGTTTGCCTTTTCTATTGGGCTAGACAAGAAGCAAAGAACTGCATATTTTGAATGCTTTGGTGAAGCACGAATTCAGAAAAATCTATTAATGGCCATAAGGAAACAATTATGATGTCTTTATTTGAATATTCAGTCTGTGGCCTGATTCTGTAGGCCTGCTTATTCTTACTGCCATATACAGTGGcaggaaaatgtgtttaaaattagAATCAACACTTTCCCAGACTTTGGTACAGTTGACTCCTGAGAGATCAGTAATGAAAATGCAGTGACTTAGGAAATTATTGTTTCCACTAGTTATGAATCATCACTTTCTTCTTTTGCACAACAGCAGTAATGGAAACTCCTTAAGTTTCATTTTGATTGGCTTGCTTATTAGTATCCATTGCATTCTTTATCCCAAACATAGTTGATTTGCTTACAAAAATCTCTGTTATTTCCAGAAAACCATTATGGTTTAGCATCAGGGAAAGCTAAGAATGTCTCTGACTATCCAAAACAAGCCCCcatgcttttaaaacatttgtgtTAAAATTCATGGCTTGTAAACACTCCAGTCTCCATTTTTGTCTGCACATACATAATAAACTATGCAGGGAGTAGCTCatgaaatgaagaaacaaataCAATGAATAATGTCACCTACTatccatttcttcattttttcccagaaaacttTGAACTCACTGAATTCCAGTTTCCCGTTGCCACTGGTCTGGTAATCTGAACTAAGGAAAAGGAATTGTTATATGAAGGTCCAAATGCTATCTGAATTTATCAGCATTGTTCCTTCAAGCAGAAAAAGGTCAGTTGACTGGAAAGCCTATGGTGCTGCTGAAACTGGTATTGGGATTTCTCATGAGGTACAACTCCAGCGGTTTCAGTCATGGCTGTGGCTGTGATACTTGAGGAACATTATGTGACATAAAAACACAGCTGAGCAATTCACTccacaggagaaagaaagacagaTTGTTCTAAGGCCAGAAGAGCTTTGAATGAAAATGGGATATAAATGATTCAGAGAATTAAATTACCTGATTAAAACAAATTGCTACAGTACCCAAAGGAGTTAGTCAACCAATGTGCTATTCAGTGTTTTTATCTAGAAACCAGGCTCTGTTGCAATGGCTTAATCAAAAATTAATGGGAGTGGTGGGGTGAGGTTGGTAAAATCTTGTCCTTATGGTCTGAAACAAATGTCTGTATAGCAGTTCTGAGAGGCAGTGATTAGATCTGTCTGACCTTCCTTCTGCCTGAAGTGTGAGGGACTTATTTTACTGAGTTATTCATGCCCTCCAAGCACAACTCCCTTGCAAGGTGAGACACCTACTCTGAAATGTTAAATAAGGAATGGCCgcatttcctctcccttttccatTTTGCAAGGAGAAAGCCCTTGCTCAGATGGGCATGAGGTCAGCAAGCAGTCACAAAGGTCAAAACATGCCAAGTGGGGTCTTAGCTAATGCCTGCTGTTAATTAAGCATCTACACTGGTGACATAATTGAAGGCACCCATAGGTCTCAAGAACATCTTCCCTTCTGCAAAGAGTCTGGTTTTTGACTCAGACAGGTTTTTCCTGGGGTCATGTAGaactctgtccctgctcctcaccaCAACATGGTGACTGTTGCCAAAGAATTTGGTAGTGTGTGACACAGAGGAGACTCTGCTAGCATTGACTTGGGCTTGCATTTGTCATTGTGCTCCAAAAAGCATATACAGAGTGGGTTGTTTGCGTCTGTGTTCCTTGTGCTTccaaagcagaggaagagaTGCTTCCTCATTTATCCAAAACTATGCAGAAATTTGCTTGGAAGCTCTGCAAATCATGGAAACTATTTAGTTAAATAATATATAGGACTCATGCCATGCTCCTGGGTCAAGTGCAGACCTGGCTCTGTGCCAATACCATGTAAGGATGAGAAGTGAACATAGACCAGCTCCCTACTGAGGCTTGGATTTTAAGGGAGGAAATTTAGGACTGGTCTCTGTTTTGCACTACATGTGAAGGGTGACTGATCTCACTGAATTTTAATATTATTGTCATAGATTTAATAGGATAAAGGATATGTTAATAGGATATAGGATATGTTTTGATTCTCTAATAGAAAGGCTTGAGAGGATGTTACATCTGTCATAGACTGgagcaacaaaagcaaaagataaGAACATCTCAGCTGAACAAGCAAGACATAAACCATATACTAGATACTTGCCTTGTTAGGATTGTATCTGTTTTGTCTCACATGTAACAAAATTGTTTATTGGGAAGGCATAGTGCAAAAACAGCTCTACGTGAGGAGAAGCCCTACTAAGCAAAGTCAACAGGCACCAGAACATTGCAAAAGGACGAATCTGGTGGGGAAGAACCAGTGCTGTGATTCATGTCATCTAATGTCTGAGCAGTCATTTAGCATCCCTCAGTTAGGTACACCCAGAACAATTAATTACACCATCCTTTTCACTATCTACAGAGGAATTCCAGAAAGCTAGCTTAGATGTAGACACCTACACCTCCAATGCCTAAGTTTGGACAGACAACTCTCACCCACATGTCTGTTTCCTGGAGTCCCAGAATGTAGCTGAAAGACCAGATTTTCCAGTTTTCAGTCTGGTTGtcaaaaaccccacagctttGATATCATCAATTCTCAACATTCTGCTGAACCCTAATTTCTGACCCCTAACTTACATGCACTAAGCCGTCTGGTGAATTTAACTCTCCAGACAAAAGAATTTTCTCGAGTTACATCTTCTAGGCATTTTTCAATTAAACCACAGCTTGAAAAATGCACTGTTACACACAAAAGTAACTTGAAATTCACTTATAAAGGTGCTCAGCATTGTTGTctaaaatgggagaaaaaactTTCCAGATAATAATAGTATACATAAAACAGAATAGGCCTTTAATGAAAGTGCTTTCAGGTGCAAAATACTTAGAAGCACTCCCAGTATAGGGTTCttacaaatttataacactacTTAATTATCATATCTAATGGATACACCTAACTCGAGAATCATCTGCCCCCAGAATCTCCCTGGTTCTTCCcctttggagcttctccaagggtTTTGGGCCTCCTACCTTGCATTGACTACAGTATAGCTTCTAGGTGCATGTGTCCCAAACAAGATGTCCTTGCTAAAATCTCTTCCTTGAAAAGAAagttaaacagaatttcaagaatGTAGCACAAACCATGAGAAAGGTGTTTAGGAGCTGTCATCCTCTACCTTAAATGTGAGGAATTATACAGCTctattaaaatctacaaatatatacaaATTTTAAGGCATTAAAGCATCTAAGTCTGCAGTAGAAAACAGTTTGTCTTGAAAGTCCCAACCctaaatttctaaaataaaaatcaggatATAActttcacttgttttttttttgggggggggggggcggggttGGTAATGTTTTGCCATGACACTACCAAGTTAATTTCAGATTTCCGTGACAGGTAATGCTATGGATAACTATATTTAGTATTCATTTAGCCTCACAAGCACTTTTTTGAAAGGATACATCCATAAGAGAAATGATATTTCGGCATGAAATGAGACTTAAGTTCTTGAATTTGATGTTCTTTGctgaaaaagaacaataatAGGAAAGAAGTCATTAGGTAAAGAGATTTTTTATGAATCTAAAGTAGAAAACAGGTTTCATGAGCAGAGATAGCAGCTGACTCTTAGTCCTCATTGTGAGAGGATCTGTTCCCTGGAAGGTGAAGGCAGCTCTCACTACAGAGAAGTCACAGTCCAGACAGAAATTGTATTTACTGAAGACATGATTGGAAATACTGTCCTTGTTTTGTAAATCAGGAGAAGAGGTTTAGACAGTAACAGGTTTCTCATTATACAAAGGGTGTGTAGCAGGGTCTTGAACTACATCAAGGCCTTAAAAGTCCCAGCCCAGTGCCTGTCCCTTCACAGCAGAGTGCTAAAGAGAGCTACCCTCACTGAGCTGACATGGATCATGCGGGAGGCAGGGCCAGCTTGCGGTCAGAGTACAGAGCAGATGTTTTCCTCGCTCTTCTCTGGCTGGCTGAAGGACACCAGGCAGGGGTTGTAACATAGCCTTTATTTGTCTAtttgtaaattaatttaatgGCAGCTTTTATAAAGTTCTATACAGCTCTTAACTTGGAAGTTATCACcacttacttttttttaatacagtattCAGAACATATTCAAGTTCTTCTGCAGATATCTCCATGTcctaaagtgaaaaaaaaaaaacaagaaaaaaaaagtgaagcatCTGTTACTTGAATGTTTCTGTAATCAGACATACcaaaaacctcagaaaacacaaataccACCCATCTGTACTTTACTGTAACTCAGGAAAAGAGAACCttacaaaacccagaaaaggCTAAAAACTAAAGGGCTGGCAAAATACatggggagctgctgtgcatAAGTCTGTCTGAAGGAGATCTCAAGCAGGAACTGCTGattcaaaaaaaatcaactgtaGCTGAACATTAAACAGCGTAGGCTACCTCAGACCTTGATCTCTAGATTTGGCCATCCTGCTTGCTCACCAGGGACTGCACCCTTCTTCATCTAGACATAAGGCATGGTGACATCTGCTGCCCAAACAACACACTACAACTAAATGTATTCCTCTCAAAATACATCAGGTTTTTTTTCACCTGGCGCTGTGTGGGAGCAGAATTATTTCTCATCTGTCTACATCTTGTGGTAATCCACAAAGGTTTCGCACTCACCTTTCCTGAAATCTGCTCAAACAGTGCCCggaactgcttttcttcttcagtttcttGTGGGCTTGGTGTTGGGTGCAGCGGCTGCAACACCAACCACACAAGTCATTATAAGAATTGTAAAACATGACATTTTGTGTGCACAAAGCCCCTCTGTCATCAGGGACCATAGTACATCTTAAATTAAGGGTACAGGTGCTCCTGAACCTCTCTAGATCTGAGGCCTCCCAACCATCTAGCTGCCCAAGAGGAGTCTCACCCCCTCATTTCCTTCACCCATGTGAGCATGTAGGGTGCCATTGCCTTGGCCATGTAAAAACCAAGAGCATCCATACTGTAAAACAACTCTCCTTTCATCCCACTACTGCACCATTCATGTGCATTCCCTGGTCCTCCAACAACCACAGCTCTACTGAGCTCTCTCCAGTGGCATCATCCTGAGACCTCTCACATTTCTTGAGGGCACCAGCCAGGGATGGCTGCACTTCAGCATATTAACCCAGCACCATCCCAAGCCTAGAAACACTTTCAGctggctgccagctgagggcctgtgtgcagctgcaggaccTTAAGAGTTCAGGCTTCAGTCTACACCGATGTGCACAGAGATGCAATAGTGTACAGCCACTGCTATAGCTGGGGTGACCATGTggacagagagggggaaaagaaggcaacagcacagcacaggaggcaAAACATCAGGCTTTCTTTTCTCTACCCATAGAAGATAAAACACGGGTGCTATTAGTGCGCTCTAGAACAGTCCTGGTGGCACTGCTTGGGACATTCACACATTTTATGACTGCATGTATGTTCCTCATTTCATTCTGCTCAAGTTTGGATGCAGTCTCTTAACGACACTGAGGCAGGTGAACAGACTTTTGCTACTGAACACAGCCCTGAGATCCCAGAAATAAAGTTGCACTTGTTTAGCTTGTCCCTGAAGGAGAGTTTTACTGAAGAGGGACAAATGAGATCTTGGCTTAGCTTGTTTCCATGGAAAGGCACACCACAATTAATGGCTTAATTGCAGGGATACACTTAAACAGGAGCTGACTCAGACTCAGCTGCAATTAGTGCTCAGCAGGCAGACCAAGCtattcaaaaccaaaaagaattTAATCATTTCAGTAGGCATGTGCATGTGTAAGCATTCCCTCTCAAGTCCTGCAGATAGcgagaagtaaaataaagatACTGGTGTACAAAATGAATGTAGCTCTtacttcttattttttcataacatacaaaatttaaaaagcctTGAACAGCCACGTGCCTCTCTGGTGCTAATGGGTGCACTTTCACTGCACACGTGGTGGCTTACACCCACCTCTAGTGCTGGCTTACACTGACTGCCTTGAAGCAGATGCAGAAGCCTAACAATTatgattttgactttttttacCATAttcagcagagctgagtgtTTCAGTGACACACACAAAGCTGGCAATTGTGTAACATTCCTGTGAAATGAACGTGTTTTAACCAAAGACAGTAAAAACAATGTATGCTGGCTTCTGCTGAGCTATTCTCTTGCTATTTTAAGTCTGTAGACTTACCTCAGGGAGATCAATGGCAACATTTTCATCTAGATCcctggagaaaacaaaaccttatTCGGTATCTGAAGACATTCAACATCTGCTTGGAGTGGAAGCTTGCTTATTACATTTTCCAGAGGTAAATGATAAAAGAGCTTCTTTTACTGATTAGGTTTGGTTTAGACAAAATTTATCAGACAATCAGAATTTTGTGCTGTTTAAATTTTGGTATAAACCCATGATTCAGACTTTAAGCAGTACTCAGagagggcacagctgtgcctgttGTCTGCTAAAGAACTAATCTCATTCTTTATTCATTGTGAACACACTTCTTTCTCAAACAcccttttttaatgtaaaattgtCCTTCGGATGAACTCTGTGAGGAAACAAACAGGAAGCAAACACCGCTGCATTCATAGATTCCCAAACAGTATCATGCAGCTAGCAATGCTTCCAGCAGATTCATCATGGCATACCCTATTTTCCTACCTCCTAATCTCCTCTTCAAAAAATAGTCACGTTTAGCAAAAATGGGCAAATGCAGAAAACCCTCAAAAGCTTGCCATGACAGGTCTCTGCTGTAGAACTGGGTGCCTAGCAGCCAGACTCTCCCCACCAGCCACCAATCTCATGCACAGGGGAGCAATAGAGGACTCAGGGCTTGTTGCTGACTTACTCAGTGATGGCCTTCTTCTCAGAGAAAATCCTCAGGCAGAAATCTGCCTCCTGATGTGGCTCAAATGTGGTTGGAATAAGAACATAATCACCTGGTGGCAGTTTGAATCGGTTAGACACTTCCCTTAAATTAATGTAGGTTTTGCTCCTGGCCTTGGAGGGGTGGTACCTGAAGAAGTCTTTGCCCAAGTGTCCATCTCTGCCAGGGCTCTAGGAAGAGAAAGGCAGTGCTGCACTGGCTGGGGTGTGCTGGAGACTactcacagaaaaaaagtctgCCTGGCGCTGACCCCTGTTTGTGATCCTGACTCTCCTCCCCTCACCCAGGTGCTCACAGCAATGCAGATCCCACCTTATAGCAAGGACCCATTACCAGTGTCCTTTCTCATGCAGAAGGCAGTCTCAGATGACTCTGGGGCATTGTCTTCCTACTTAAACATTCCCTGCCCTTAAATATCACCATCCCAGACAGGGTGTCACTGAGCAGTAACAATAGATTTGCCAATCTCAACTTCACTTGAGGACAGGCATCCCTATGTGTAATGTGCCCCAGGAGGTTCAGAAGAAGCAACAGCTTCTCTCTGTGAATCAGGAAGGGGATGACAGAATTATGGGGCTGAGGAGTCTATCCTGGGAATCCATGGCCCCATAGGAACTCCTAAATGCTCCTCTGAGAGGACTCCATCCTCCATAGCGTTTGATGTAACTGATAAGATAATTTTAAGAGCAAGTACCCTAAAAATACATGATGACTGGCAGGGATACAAACCCAGAACAAGATCTGAATACCAATAATGCAGCTACTGCATTGTAAAAGCGATGGAATACCTCATAAATAGAGTAGCCAATGGTTAGCATTTCAGCGCCAAGCTTCTTAAGTTTACGGCGACCCTTTTGCATCAAGGCTGCTATGAACGTGCAGTCATCTTGTCCATCGTCTTTCTCTGTCAAGTGTAGCTTTATTTGTGGATTTGTCCAGAAAGTCTCTGCCAATGTAAAGAACACCAGAGACTTTCTTGCGTCAAGAATAATAAACCACCACTACTActactacttaaaaaaaaaaagacaaaaaattacaatttagCTAAGGTTTCTCTTAAACTTAGTTTTTCCATTAGTTATCATGCTTCTTTCCCCTaagctttgcagaaaataaGCCAAATCCAAAAGTTCTTCACGAAATTAGGTGTAGAAAAGATTTTACGCCAGCTACTTTATTAAGTGCTGGAGCCAATCTACAGTAATACAGTTGGGATCCATGACACTGCTTCAGAGCCACATAAACATGTTGGCTGAGCTGGACTTCTAGTCTCATTTTACACTTACTGTTGCAGTTTAACTGACTTATTTGGACCTAGTCCTGCTCATGCAAATGTCAATGAGAGGTAAATCAGATCCAATGAATTCAAGAGCAAAGAAAGCAACTCTTTCATTGCAAAGTCTCAAGTGGGACCATATGACCATGCTCATTGATGGTTTTTTCATTCAAACCAGCCAGTCATAAAGGCCACAATTTGAACTTCCTCATTCCTGGTTTGTTCATTCAAATCATCTAATCACAGGAGGTTGAATGGTCTTGTCTTTAAAGTACAGCGCTCTTAAAACCCATGGTTTGAGTTTCCTCATTTGTTCCTTTGGCTGGTTTCTGTTAGTCAGGACTCAGCTGAACTGCCCTGCGCCCACAGTTCTCGCAATGGTGTAACTGGAGAGGTAGCTGAGGCTGGATAAAGACTTTGGTGCCTGCTTCTCATTTTCAAACTAGTATCTACTTACCTAGAAAATTCCTACATCCTCCGGCAGTGGATCCCCGGACCCAGCTCCCCTGATGGATGGTCACTTCCCACTTGTGGGCAGTGTTGTCTTCCAGGGCATCAGGAGTCAGGTTGCAGATTTCAACTTTGTCAAAATGCACTTTGAAGTCTTCATATTTCATCCTGAATGAAAGACATGGAAAGGAACAGTCAgtcactgatttcagtgaagGATTCCCAGCAGAAGTATTTACTCCCCAGAGTCCCAGGGCCAGATCACCAACTTGTGTATTGGTGACCATGGACATATTGCCAATGTACAGAAGGAGAGAAACTAGCTTTCGCTTGCTGGGATGTAAAGCACAAGCACGCTTTTTTGCCTGACATCTCTTACACCTTCCTTTTAACACTATAACTGTTGATTTTATTCAGTTACAATTGAGTATAAGATGACATGGAAGTGACACTGGCACAAAACCTACAGCAGAAAGAGTTATTTCATCAACACCATCCTGGTCTTAATGGCTGCATCTGTACAGCTGAATACCCAACCAGAGGGTATGAAACATGTGCAGAAGCTAAGACTTCAAACAAATCATCTCTGTGTTCAATGCCAGCCACAATGACAG
It contains:
- the CAPN9 gene encoding calpain-9 isoform X1, giving the protein MPYLYQDSKPRPSALPEAARPTHSSGKGYEELRQECLRRGVLFEDSDFPPCNSSLFFSENPPVPFVWKRPGDIVKDPKFILGGATRTDICQGDLGDCWLLAAIASLTLNEKTLARVVPLDQNFGPDYAGIFHFQFWQHNEWLDVVIDDRLPTFKGRLVFLHSADLNEFWSALLEKAYAKLNGSYEALKGGSTIEAMEDFTGGIGEMYDVKAAPDNFYEILEKALKRCSMVGCSIETSSPAESEARTPFGLIKGHAYSVTGIEEVSYQGWQVRLIRIRNPWGQVEWNGPWSDNSPEWRSVSSSEQRRLSQAARDDGEFWMKYEDFKVHFDKVEICNLTPDALEDNTAHKWEVTIHQGSWVRGSTAGGCRNFLETFWTNPQIKLHLTEKDDGQDDCTFIAALMQKGRRKLKKLGAEMLTIGYSIYESPGRDGHLGKDFFRYHPSKARSKTYINLREVSNRFKLPPGDYVLIPTTFEPHQEADFCLRIFSEKKAITEDLDENVAIDLPEPLHPTPSPQETEEEKQFRALFEQISGKDMEISAEELEYVLNTVLKKTKNIKFKNLSLISCRNIISLMDTSGNGKLEFSEFKVFWEKMKKWISIFLQFDLDKSGSMSSYELRGALKAAGYQLNNYLLQLIVLRYSDEQFQIEFDDFLNCLIRLENASLYQSRDEHLKNSDLDAGSFLQHLLLRLLLPQLGSPSQANFTRRFHVEEHACCPSFLISSPIVFNSQMICFCFLVKPDIGFVTGRGIWMGHTCLSSRPKLIFWSDHRFL
- the CAPN9 gene encoding calpain-9 isoform X2, which produces MPYLYQDSKPRPSALPEAARPTHSSGKGYEELRQECLRRGVLFEDSDFPPCNSSLFFSENPPVPFVWKRPGDIVKDPKFILGGATRTDICQGDLGDCWLLAAIASLTLNEKTLARVVPLDQNFGPDYAGIFHFQFWQHNEWLDVVIDDRLPTFKGRLVFLHSADLNEFWSALLEKAYAKLNGSYEALKGGSTIEAMEDFTGGIGEMYDVKAAPDNFYEILEKALKRCSMVGCSIETSSPAESEARTPFGLIKGHAYSVTGIEEVSYQGWQVRLIRIRNPWGQVEWNGPWSDNSPEWRSVSSSEQRRLSQAARDDGEFWMKYEDFKVHFDKVEICNLTPDALEDNTAHKWEVTIHQGSWVRGSTAGGCRNFLETFWTNPQIKLHLTEKDDGQDDCTFIAALMQKGRRKLKKLGAEMLTIGYSIYESPGRDGHLGKDFFRYHPSKARSKTYINLREVSNRFKLPPGDYVLIPTTFEPHQEADFCLRIFSEKKAITEDLDENVAIDLPEPLHPTPSPQETEEEKQFRALFEQISGKDMEISAEELEYVLNTVLKKTKNIKFKNLSLISCRNIISLMDTSGNGKLEFSEFKVFWEKMKKWISIFLQFDLDKSGSMSSYELRGALKAAGYQLNNYLLQLIVLRYSDEQFQIEFDDFLNCLIRLENASRVFQALSMKNKEFINLNIGEFINLAMNI